One part of the Oncorhynchus clarkii lewisi isolate Uvic-CL-2024 chromosome 7, UVic_Ocla_1.0, whole genome shotgun sequence genome encodes these proteins:
- the LOC139413006 gene encoding gamma-aminobutyric acid receptor subunit beta-3-like isoform X2: MWAFLSGKLFSVLSAPVIVAVVCCAQSVNEPGNMSFVKETVDKLLKGYDIRLRPDFGGAPVAVGMSIDVASIDMVSEVNMDYTLTMYFQQYWRDKRLAYLGIPLNLTLDNRVADSLWVPDTYFLNDKKSFVHGVTVKNRMIRLHPDGTVLYGLRITTTAACMMDLRRYPLDEQNCTLEIESYGYTTDDIEFYWKGGDNAVTGVTRIELPQFSIVDYKLVSRNVVFSTGAYPRLSLSFKLKRNIGYFILQTYMPSILITILSWVSFWINYDASAARVALGITTVLTMTTINTHLRETLPKIPYVKAIDMYLMGCFVMVFLALLEYAFVNYIFFGRGPQMQKKLAEKAERANNERAAKYDTNRAESHGNILLTTLEIHNEVAGNEVTTSLADSRNSSVMGFDNTSTGTGVQCRKASRSSGPRHSLDRHAQLKRHKLRRRSSQLKIKIPDLTDVNAIDRWSRIIFPSVFSLFNLIYWMYYVN, translated from the exons ATGTGGGCTTTTCTGAGTGGAAAATTATTTAGTGTTCTTTCAGCACCAGTGATTGTAGCTGTCGTTTGTTGCGCACAAAG cgTGAATGAACCAGGGAACATGTCTTTTGTGAAAGAGACGGTGGACAAACTACTAAAGGGATATGATATTCGTCTTCGACCAGACTTTGGAG GGGCCCCTGTTGCAGTTGGCATGAGTATAGATGTGGCGAGCATAGACATGGTATCCGAAGTCAACATG GACTACACTTTAACCATGTACTTCCAGCAGTACTGGAGGGACAAGAGGCTGGCGTACTTAGGGATCCCACTGAACCTCACCCTGGATAACCGGGTAGCAGATTCACTCTGGGTCCCTGACACCTACTTCCTGAATGACAAGAAGTCCTTCGTCCACGGTGTGACGGTCAAGAACCGCATGATCCGCCTCCACCCGGATGGAACAGTGCTCTACGGCCTGAG GATCACAACGACGGCAGCCTGTATGATGGACCTGAGGAGGTACCCTCTGGACGAGCAGAACTGCACTCTGGAGATCGAGAGCT ATGGATACACGACAGATGACATTGAGTTCTACTGGAAGGGAGGAGACAATGCGGTGACGGGGGTGACACGCATTGAGCTGCCACAGTTCTCCATAGTGGACTACAAGCTGGTGTCCAGAAATGTTGTCTTTTCCACAG GTGCCTACCCACGACTGTCTTTGAGCTTCAAGCTAAAGAGGAACATCGGCTACTTTATCCTGCAGACCTACATGCCCTCCATCCTGATCACCATCTTGTCCTGGGTCTCCTTCTGGATCAATTACGATGCCTCGGCTGCAAGAGTGGCATTAG GGATCACCACTGTGCTCACCATGACCACCATCAACACCCATCTGAGAGAGACGCTCCCCAAGATCCCCTACGTCAAGGCCATCGACATGTACCTGATGGGCTGCTTCGTCATGGTCTTCCTGGCCCTGCTGGAGTACGCCTTCGTCAACTACATCTTCTTCGGCCGAGGACCACAAATGCAGAAGAAGCTGGCAGAGAAAGCCGAGAGGGCCAACAATGAGAGGGCGGCCAAATATGACACCAATCGA GCGGAGTCCCACGGTAATATCCTGCTGACCACCCTGGAGATCCATAACGAGGTGGCAGGAAATGAGGTCACCACCAGCCTGGCGGACAGCAGGAACTCCTCCGTCATGGGATTTGACAACACCAGCACAGGTACCGGCGTCCAGTGCAGGAAGGCGAGCCGGTCCTCGGGTCCTCGCCACAGCCTCGACAGGCACGCCCAGCTCAAGAGGCACAAACTGCGGCGGCGCTCGTCGCAGCTCAAAATCAAAATCCCTGACCTGACGGACGTAAACGCCATCGACAGGTGGTCGCGGATTATCTTCCCCTCCGTTTTCTCCCTCTTTAATCTAATCTACTGGATGTATTATGTCAACTGA
- the LOC139413006 gene encoding gamma-aminobutyric acid receptor subunit beta-3-like isoform X1 produces the protein MWAFLSGKLFSVLSAPVIVAVVCCAQSVNEPGNMSFVKETVDKLLKGYDIRLRPDFGGAPVAVGMSIDVASIDMVSEVNMDYTLTMYFQQYWRDKRLAYLGIPLNLTLDNRVADSLWVPDTYFLNDKKSFVHGVTVKNRMIRLHPDGTVLYGLRITTTAACMMDLRRYPLDEQNCTLEIESYGYTTDDIEFYWKGGDNAVTGVTRIELPQFSIVDYKLVSRNVVFSTGAYPRLSLSFKLKRNIGYFILQTYMPSILITILSWVSFWINYDASAARVALGITTVLTMTTINTHLRETLPKIPYVKAIDMYLMGCFVMVFLALLEYAFVNYIFFGRGPQMQKKLAEKAERANNERAAKYDTNRSPQEGGKTSSLKLTKQPNRAKTLRVSQSAESHGNILLTTLEIHNEVAGNEVTTSLADSRNSSVMGFDNTSTGTGVQCRKASRSSGPRHSLDRHAQLKRHKLRRRSSQLKIKIPDLTDVNAIDRWSRIIFPSVFSLFNLIYWMYYVN, from the exons ATGTGGGCTTTTCTGAGTGGAAAATTATTTAGTGTTCTTTCAGCACCAGTGATTGTAGCTGTCGTTTGTTGCGCACAAAG cgTGAATGAACCAGGGAACATGTCTTTTGTGAAAGAGACGGTGGACAAACTACTAAAGGGATATGATATTCGTCTTCGACCAGACTTTGGAG GGGCCCCTGTTGCAGTTGGCATGAGTATAGATGTGGCGAGCATAGACATGGTATCCGAAGTCAACATG GACTACACTTTAACCATGTACTTCCAGCAGTACTGGAGGGACAAGAGGCTGGCGTACTTAGGGATCCCACTGAACCTCACCCTGGATAACCGGGTAGCAGATTCACTCTGGGTCCCTGACACCTACTTCCTGAATGACAAGAAGTCCTTCGTCCACGGTGTGACGGTCAAGAACCGCATGATCCGCCTCCACCCGGATGGAACAGTGCTCTACGGCCTGAG GATCACAACGACGGCAGCCTGTATGATGGACCTGAGGAGGTACCCTCTGGACGAGCAGAACTGCACTCTGGAGATCGAGAGCT ATGGATACACGACAGATGACATTGAGTTCTACTGGAAGGGAGGAGACAATGCGGTGACGGGGGTGACACGCATTGAGCTGCCACAGTTCTCCATAGTGGACTACAAGCTGGTGTCCAGAAATGTTGTCTTTTCCACAG GTGCCTACCCACGACTGTCTTTGAGCTTCAAGCTAAAGAGGAACATCGGCTACTTTATCCTGCAGACCTACATGCCCTCCATCCTGATCACCATCTTGTCCTGGGTCTCCTTCTGGATCAATTACGATGCCTCGGCTGCAAGAGTGGCATTAG GGATCACCACTGTGCTCACCATGACCACCATCAACACCCATCTGAGAGAGACGCTCCCCAAGATCCCCTACGTCAAGGCCATCGACATGTACCTGATGGGCTGCTTCGTCATGGTCTTCCTGGCCCTGCTGGAGTACGCCTTCGTCAACTACATCTTCTTCGGCCGAGGACCACAAATGCAGAAGAAGCTGGCAGAGAAAGCCGAGAGGGCCAACAATGAGAGGGCGGCCAAATATGACACCAATCGA TCTCCTCAGGAAGGAGGTAAAACGTCATCTCTTAAGCTGACTAAGCAGCCTAATAGAGCAAAAACGCTCCGTGTCTCACAGTCG GCGGAGTCCCACGGTAATATCCTGCTGACCACCCTGGAGATCCATAACGAGGTGGCAGGAAATGAGGTCACCACCAGCCTGGCGGACAGCAGGAACTCCTCCGTCATGGGATTTGACAACACCAGCACAGGTACCGGCGTCCAGTGCAGGAAGGCGAGCCGGTCCTCGGGTCCTCGCCACAGCCTCGACAGGCACGCCCAGCTCAAGAGGCACAAACTGCGGCGGCGCTCGTCGCAGCTCAAAATCAAAATCCCTGACCTGACGGACGTAAACGCCATCGACAGGTGGTCGCGGATTATCTTCCCCTCCGTTTTCTCCCTCTTTAATCTAATCTACTGGATGTATTATGTCAACTGA
- the LOC139413006 gene encoding gamma-aminobutyric acid receptor subunit beta-3-like isoform X3: protein MSFVKETVDKLLKGYDIRLRPDFGGAPVAVGMSIDVASIDMVSEVNMDYTLTMYFQQYWRDKRLAYLGIPLNLTLDNRVADSLWVPDTYFLNDKKSFVHGVTVKNRMIRLHPDGTVLYGLRITTTAACMMDLRRYPLDEQNCTLEIESYGYTTDDIEFYWKGGDNAVTGVTRIELPQFSIVDYKLVSRNVVFSTGAYPRLSLSFKLKRNIGYFILQTYMPSILITILSWVSFWINYDASAARVALGITTVLTMTTINTHLRETLPKIPYVKAIDMYLMGCFVMVFLALLEYAFVNYIFFGRGPQMQKKLAEKAERANNERAAKYDTNRSPQEGGKTSSLKLTKQPNRAKTLRVSQSAESHGNILLTTLEIHNEVAGNEVTTSLADSRNSSVMGFDNTSTGTGVQCRKASRSSGPRHSLDRHAQLKRHKLRRRSSQLKIKIPDLTDVNAIDRWSRIIFPSVFSLFNLIYWMYYVN, encoded by the exons ATGTCTTTTGTGAAAGAGACGGTGGACAAACTACTAAAGGGATATGATATTCGTCTTCGACCAGACTTTGGAG GGGCCCCTGTTGCAGTTGGCATGAGTATAGATGTGGCGAGCATAGACATGGTATCCGAAGTCAACATG GACTACACTTTAACCATGTACTTCCAGCAGTACTGGAGGGACAAGAGGCTGGCGTACTTAGGGATCCCACTGAACCTCACCCTGGATAACCGGGTAGCAGATTCACTCTGGGTCCCTGACACCTACTTCCTGAATGACAAGAAGTCCTTCGTCCACGGTGTGACGGTCAAGAACCGCATGATCCGCCTCCACCCGGATGGAACAGTGCTCTACGGCCTGAG GATCACAACGACGGCAGCCTGTATGATGGACCTGAGGAGGTACCCTCTGGACGAGCAGAACTGCACTCTGGAGATCGAGAGCT ATGGATACACGACAGATGACATTGAGTTCTACTGGAAGGGAGGAGACAATGCGGTGACGGGGGTGACACGCATTGAGCTGCCACAGTTCTCCATAGTGGACTACAAGCTGGTGTCCAGAAATGTTGTCTTTTCCACAG GTGCCTACCCACGACTGTCTTTGAGCTTCAAGCTAAAGAGGAACATCGGCTACTTTATCCTGCAGACCTACATGCCCTCCATCCTGATCACCATCTTGTCCTGGGTCTCCTTCTGGATCAATTACGATGCCTCGGCTGCAAGAGTGGCATTAG GGATCACCACTGTGCTCACCATGACCACCATCAACACCCATCTGAGAGAGACGCTCCCCAAGATCCCCTACGTCAAGGCCATCGACATGTACCTGATGGGCTGCTTCGTCATGGTCTTCCTGGCCCTGCTGGAGTACGCCTTCGTCAACTACATCTTCTTCGGCCGAGGACCACAAATGCAGAAGAAGCTGGCAGAGAAAGCCGAGAGGGCCAACAATGAGAGGGCGGCCAAATATGACACCAATCGA TCTCCTCAGGAAGGAGGTAAAACGTCATCTCTTAAGCTGACTAAGCAGCCTAATAGAGCAAAAACGCTCCGTGTCTCACAGTCG GCGGAGTCCCACGGTAATATCCTGCTGACCACCCTGGAGATCCATAACGAGGTGGCAGGAAATGAGGTCACCACCAGCCTGGCGGACAGCAGGAACTCCTCCGTCATGGGATTTGACAACACCAGCACAGGTACCGGCGTCCAGTGCAGGAAGGCGAGCCGGTCCTCGGGTCCTCGCCACAGCCTCGACAGGCACGCCCAGCTCAAGAGGCACAAACTGCGGCGGCGCTCGTCGCAGCTCAAAATCAAAATCCCTGACCTGACGGACGTAAACGCCATCGACAGGTGGTCGCGGATTATCTTCCCCTCCGTTTTCTCCCTCTTTAATCTAATCTACTGGATGTATTATGTCAACTGA